A window of Pseudodesulfovibrio hydrargyri contains these coding sequences:
- the acs gene encoding acetate--CoA ligase, giving the protein MDQSGAIDNLLQEERVFRPLPQLVIEANVNPQELEGARKFAAMDPTGYWEEAADELDWFKKWDQVLDDKDAPFYRWFPGARCNIVYNALDRHIETANKNKLALIWEGEPGDQRKYTYFELYREVNRFANALRSLGIRKGDRVVIYMPPLPETVIAMLAAAKIGAVHSVVFAGFSAKALRKRINDAQAKLLITSDGFYRNGRIISLKETADEALVGACADCVEAMVVVRRCNIGVDMVDGRDFQYEDLVRQERNEAPTEVMDADDPLFLLYTSGTTGTPKGVVHSHGGYMVGVHRTLTTVFDIKPTDIFWCTADPGWVTGHSAGIYGPLMAGTTSVMYEGHPNYPQADRLWSIVAKYGVTIFYTAPTMIRMLMRFGAQYPKQHDLSSLRLLGTVGEPISPEAWIWLYKNIGRSECPVLDTWWQTETGMFMISPLPISVLKPGSVTKALPGVEVDVVDRDGNPVPPGKGGLLVVTAPWPSMMTGLWNDDDRFKEYWSQIPGVYYAGDVARRDEDGYIWIQGRADDVINIAGHRIGSAELEAAFGVHPAVCECAAIGVPDQIKGEAAKAFVMLNDGFEPGDELIKDLKKTIRNELGPVAVIKSIEFRDSLPKTRSGKLMRRVLKAEENGFEIGDLTGLDDD; this is encoded by the coding sequence ATGGACCAGTCAGGCGCTATAGACAATCTGCTGCAGGAGGAACGGGTCTTCCGTCCGCTCCCGCAATTGGTCATCGAAGCCAACGTCAATCCCCAGGAGCTGGAGGGAGCGCGCAAGTTCGCGGCCATGGACCCCACCGGGTACTGGGAGGAGGCCGCCGACGAGCTGGACTGGTTCAAGAAGTGGGACCAGGTCCTGGACGACAAGGACGCGCCGTTCTACCGCTGGTTCCCGGGCGCGCGCTGCAACATCGTCTACAATGCGCTCGACCGCCACATCGAGACCGCCAACAAGAACAAGCTCGCGCTCATTTGGGAAGGGGAGCCGGGCGACCAGCGCAAGTACACCTATTTCGAGCTCTACCGCGAGGTCAACCGTTTCGCCAACGCCTTGCGCTCCCTGGGCATCCGCAAGGGCGACCGCGTGGTCATCTACATGCCGCCCCTGCCCGAGACGGTCATAGCCATGCTCGCCGCGGCCAAGATCGGCGCGGTCCATTCCGTGGTATTCGCCGGGTTCTCGGCCAAGGCCCTGCGCAAGCGGATCAACGACGCCCAGGCCAAGCTGCTGATTACGTCCGACGGGTTCTACCGCAACGGCCGGATCATCAGCCTCAAGGAGACCGCCGACGAGGCGTTGGTCGGGGCATGCGCCGACTGCGTGGAGGCCATGGTCGTGGTCCGGCGCTGCAACATCGGCGTGGACATGGTCGACGGCCGGGACTTCCAGTACGAGGACCTGGTCCGCCAGGAGCGCAACGAGGCCCCCACCGAGGTCATGGACGCGGACGACCCGCTCTTTCTGCTCTATACTTCCGGGACCACGGGCACGCCCAAGGGCGTGGTCCACTCCCACGGCGGCTACATGGTCGGCGTGCACCGCACCCTGACCACGGTCTTCGACATCAAGCCCACGGACATCTTCTGGTGCACCGCCGATCCCGGCTGGGTCACCGGCCACTCGGCGGGCATCTACGGGCCGCTCATGGCCGGGACCACCTCGGTCATGTACGAAGGCCACCCCAACTACCCCCAGGCCGACCGCCTCTGGTCCATCGTGGCCAAGTACGGGGTGACGATCTTCTACACCGCGCCGACCATGATCCGCATGCTCATGCGCTTTGGCGCCCAGTACCCCAAGCAGCACGACCTGTCCTCCCTGCGCCTGCTCGGCACCGTGGGCGAACCCATCTCGCCCGAGGCCTGGATATGGCTGTACAAGAACATCGGCCGGTCCGAATGCCCGGTGCTCGACACCTGGTGGCAGACCGAGACCGGCATGTTCATGATCTCGCCCCTGCCCATCTCCGTGCTCAAGCCGGGCTCCGTGACCAAGGCCCTGCCCGGCGTGGAGGTGGACGTGGTCGATCGCGACGGCAACCCTGTGCCGCCCGGCAAGGGCGGCCTGCTCGTGGTCACCGCGCCCTGGCCGTCCATGATGACCGGCCTGTGGAACGACGACGACCGCTTCAAGGAGTACTGGTCCCAAATCCCCGGCGTCTACTACGCGGGCGACGTGGCCCGCAGGGACGAGGACGGCTACATCTGGATCCAGGGCCGGGCCGACGACGTCATCAACATCGCCGGGCACCGCATCGGCTCGGCCGAGCTCGAAGCCGCCTTCGGCGTGCACCCGGCGGTCTGCGAATGCGCCGCCATCGGCGTGCCCGACCAGATCAAGGGCGAGGCCGCCAAGGCGTTCGTCATGCTCAACGACGGCTTCGAGCCGGGCGACGAACTGATCAAGGACCTCAAAAAGACCATCCGCAACGAACTCGGACCCGTGGCCGTGATCAAGTCCATCGAGTTCCGCGATTCCCTGCCCAAAACCCGGTCCGGCAAACTCATGCGCCGCGTGCTCAAGGCCGAGGAAAATGGTTTTGAAATAGGCGACTTGACCGGACTGGACGACGATTAA
- a CDS encoding OmpA family protein: protein MKQYALILFVGLMLAGCGGGQTIVLLPDLDGHVGEVTVTSEGGQTATLNQANQAVTGTDKVTTLSDAQVQSQFGAAMAAQPEPTARFILHFHSDSTKLTDESKALIPDIIGSWKARVSRDVSVIGHTDTLGEKQYNYDLSVRRAKKVRELLVKAGMPEDIIEMTSHGEENPLIPTPDGKSEPRNRRVEVLVR from the coding sequence ATGAAACAATACGCACTCATCCTTTTTGTCGGCCTGATGCTCGCCGGTTGCGGCGGCGGACAGACCATCGTCCTGCTGCCCGACCTGGACGGCCACGTGGGCGAGGTCACGGTGACCTCCGAAGGCGGACAGACCGCCACCCTGAACCAGGCCAACCAGGCCGTCACCGGCACCGACAAGGTGACCACCCTGAGCGACGCCCAGGTCCAATCCCAGTTCGGCGCGGCCATGGCCGCCCAGCCCGAACCCACGGCCCGGTTCATCCTCCACTTCCACAGCGACTCGACAAAGCTCACGGACGAGTCCAAGGCCCTCATCCCGGACATCATCGGGAGCTGGAAGGCCCGGGTCTCCCGCGACGTGTCGGTCATCGGGCACACCGACACCCTCGGTGAAAAACAATACAACTACGACCTGTCCGTGCGCCGCGCCAAAAAGGTCCGCGAACTGCTGGTCAAGGCGGGCATGCCCGAGGACATCATCGAGATGACCTCCCACGGCGAGGAAAACCCGCTCATCCCCACCCCGGACGGCAAGTCCGAACCGCGCAACCGCCGGGTGGAGGTCCTGGTCCGCTAG
- a CDS encoding FecR family protein codes for MSRTEIAARPPARPHRGKRPWAGIAALAFLCIVGLARAPLAMERAQAVGTVKTVSGEAFVERLGERLPASVGDYLLQGDTLITGKDSSMGVIFRDDTLLSLGPGSRVTIDTFVFDPTQDQLDFLTRVNKGTVQFISGQIAKLRPGAMAVETPLSTIGIRGTRFLIKVD; via the coding sequence ATGTCCCGAACCGAAATCGCCGCCCGGCCGCCCGCTCGGCCGCATCGCGGCAAACGCCCCTGGGCCGGGATCGCGGCCCTGGCATTCCTCTGCATCGTAGGCCTGGCCCGGGCACCCCTGGCCATGGAGCGCGCCCAGGCCGTGGGCACGGTCAAGACCGTGAGCGGCGAGGCGTTCGTGGAACGGCTGGGCGAGCGGCTGCCCGCCTCGGTGGGCGACTACCTGCTCCAGGGCGACACCCTGATCACGGGCAAGGACTCCTCCATGGGCGTGATCTTCCGCGACGACACGCTCCTCTCCCTGGGGCCCGGCTCCAGGGTGACCATCGACACCTTCGTCTTTGACCCGACCCAGGACCAGCTCGACTTCCTGACCCGGGTGAACAAGGGCACGGTCCAGTTCATCTCCGGCCAGATCGCCAAGCTCAGGCCCGGCGCCATGGCCGTGGAGACCCCGCTGTCCACCATAGGAATCCGGGGCACCCGGTTCCTGATCAAGGTCGATTAG
- a CDS encoding metallophosphoesterase family protein: MTRIAIMSDVHGNFEALKEVLADMDRQSVDAAYCLGDMIGYGPQPQECVDLLRGRGVECSMGNHEQGLINIHYLRGFNQPAADMLRRTREMISEETYEWLTSRPKSIVAHGCRFVHGLPPDSITEYLWKYRDEMAGIFARYAEDVCFVGHTHDLGRYTSLRGKVARHALPEGETVLEDGVRHLVNIGAVGQPRDGNNRAKYGVLDLGSRILTMRFVPYDIKKTADLIIAHGFHRGFADRLW; encoded by the coding sequence ATGACCCGTATAGCGATCATGTCCGACGTGCACGGCAATTTCGAGGCGTTGAAAGAGGTCCTGGCCGATATGGACCGTCAGTCCGTGGACGCGGCGTATTGTCTGGGGGACATGATCGGGTACGGGCCGCAGCCGCAGGAGTGCGTGGACCTGTTGCGCGGGCGCGGGGTGGAATGCTCCATGGGCAACCATGAGCAGGGGCTGATCAATATTCACTATCTGCGCGGCTTCAACCAGCCCGCGGCGGACATGCTGCGGCGCACGCGCGAGATGATTTCGGAGGAGACGTACGAGTGGCTGACCTCGCGGCCCAAGTCCATTGTGGCGCACGGCTGCCGGTTCGTGCACGGCCTGCCGCCGGACTCGATTACCGAATACCTCTGGAAATACCGGGACGAGATGGCCGGGATCTTTGCGCGCTACGCGGAGGATGTGTGCTTTGTCGGTCACACCCATGACCTGGGGCGCTACACCAGCCTGCGCGGCAAGGTGGCCCGGCATGCGCTGCCCGAGGGCGAGACCGTGCTGGAGGATGGGGTGCGGCATCTGGTGAACATCGGCGCCGTGGGCCAGCCGCGCGACGGGAACAATCGGGCCAAGTACGGGGTCCTGGACCTGGGCAGCCGGATTCTGACCATGCGCTTCGTCCCCTACGACATCAAGAAGACCGCCGACCTGATTATTGCCCACGGCTTCCACCGAGGGTTCGCCGACCGGCTCTGGTGA